A section of the Bacteroidia bacterium genome encodes:
- a CDS encoding glycosyltransferase family 9 protein, with amino-acid sequence MQKNTLRFLIIQTAFIGDVILITASIQRLKQAYPNAQIEVVVRKGNESLLQADTNITRLWIWDKKKRKLFNLIRLGFQLFRERYTGVIVVQRFFSAGWLGLMARTDKRVCFSANPLSIFYTNTYPHELTGIHEVERNNSLLTSFLPSGFTEGFARPYLVAASQESEKMKPYTDQTPYYVIAPASVWFTKQTPLVIWKNILAKLPADSTVYLIGAPNDAEFCLELAQAHPNGISLAGKISLIESYLLLKGARQVFVNDSAPLHLASAANVPTVSLFCSTIPKFGFGPLAENSQIIEVKNLDCRPCGLHGHSKCPLKHFRCGYELPIQEIQYQ; translated from the coding sequence ATGCAAAAGAATACGTTACGGTTTTTGATTATTCAAACAGCTTTTATTGGGGATGTTATTTTAATCACAGCATCTATTCAAAGGCTGAAGCAGGCTTATCCTAATGCACAAATAGAAGTTGTGGTTCGCAAAGGAAATGAATCGTTATTGCAAGCCGATACTAATATCACTCGGTTATGGATTTGGGACAAAAAGAAACGTAAGTTATTCAATTTAATCCGGTTAGGTTTTCAGTTATTCAGGGAGCGTTATACCGGAGTGATTGTAGTTCAGCGTTTTTTTTCTGCCGGTTGGCTGGGGCTGATGGCACGTACTGACAAACGGGTGTGTTTTTCTGCTAATCCTTTATCTATTTTCTATACAAACACGTATCCACACGAGCTAACCGGAATCCATGAAGTAGAGCGAAATAACTCATTATTGACCTCTTTTTTACCTTCGGGATTTACCGAAGGTTTTGCACGTCCCTATTTAGTGGCTGCTTCTCAGGAATCTGAAAAAATGAAGCCTTACACTGACCAAACGCCTTACTATGTGATAGCTCCGGCATCGGTTTGGTTTACCAAGCAAACCCCTCTTGTCATTTGGAAAAATATTCTGGCAAAACTACCTGCTGATAGTACTGTTTATCTGATTGGTGCTCCCAATGACGCGGAATTTTGTTTGGAATTAGCCCAAGCTCACCCCAATGGAATATCTTTAGCGGGGAAAATTTCTTTGATAGAGTCTTATTTGCTGCTGAAAGGTGCGCGTCAGGTTTTTGTAAACGACAGTGCGCCGCTACATTTAGCTTCGGCGGCCAATGTTCCCACAGTATCTTTATTTTGTTCAACTATTCCCAAGTTTGGTTTCGGTCCCTTAGCAGAAAATTCACAAATAATTGAGGTTAAGAATCTCGATTGCCGTCCTTGCGGGCTTCACGGGCATTCAAAGTGCCCGTTAAAGCATTTCCGCTGCGGCTATGAACTTCCTATCCAAGAAATACAGTATCAGTAG
- a CDS encoding aspartate kinase, protein MQELTIHKFGGAALKNATYIRRIAQIIQELPAKNTVIVVSAIDKTTNHLERLARYAKNLDSNQTQRQFKKIKEFHNQIVNELFNEKLYFNTVEKLSVLFKDLEQIIAGVLLLGDFPDRTHDRIMSFGELFSSIIVYEYLAAQQLSITWVDSREIIITDSQIGQSDVIWSLTEKYIQQKISSLLSSGYILTQGYIAANTEGKTTTLGREGSDYSAAIIAASLNARKVIVWKDVLGVLTQDPRFFDSPSLISALSYEQAIEMTYAGASVLHPKTLKPLFQKNIPLQVRSFLDTKNAGTIIGNFPYLHHLPIKLKKTNLAAIQFTIKDFNYLTNKNLLEITANVSELNFTITFIQHQARTLLLCIENRPNDIQKLREQTMDLYDITIWSPVSAITIHNEQTEFSPAQKMIAKQLIDNKLVIVLQEE, encoded by the coding sequence ATGCAAGAGCTAACAATACACAAGTTTGGAGGAGCCGCCCTAAAAAATGCCACTTATATTCGCCGGATAGCTCAAATCATTCAAGAATTACCCGCAAAAAATACCGTTATCGTAGTTTCTGCCATTGATAAAACTACAAATCATCTTGAAAGGTTAGCAAGATATGCTAAAAACCTTGACTCCAATCAAACTCAAAGGCAGTTTAAAAAAATAAAAGAATTTCATAATCAGATAGTTAATGAATTATTTAACGAAAAACTTTATTTTAATACGGTTGAAAAGCTATCTGTCTTATTTAAAGATCTTGAGCAGATTATAGCTGGAGTTCTTTTGTTAGGAGATTTTCCAGATAGAACCCATGACCGGATTATGAGTTTTGGGGAGCTTTTTTCAAGCATCATTGTGTATGAATATCTGGCAGCTCAGCAGCTCAGTATTACTTGGGTAGATTCTCGGGAAATAATCATTACAGATTCGCAGATAGGCCAGTCAGATGTAATCTGGAGTTTAACGGAAAAATATATCCAACAGAAAATAAGTAGTTTATTATCATCAGGCTACATTTTAACGCAGGGATATATTGCTGCCAATACAGAAGGAAAAACCACGACCTTAGGTAGAGAAGGTTCGGATTATAGTGCCGCCATCATCGCAGCATCTTTAAATGCCCGGAAAGTAATTGTTTGGAAAGACGTTTTGGGTGTTTTAACCCAAGATCCTCGCTTTTTTGATAGCCCAAGCCTAATTTCGGCACTAAGCTATGAACAAGCTATTGAGATGACTTACGCCGGAGCGTCTGTTTTGCACCCCAAAACCCTGAAGCCTTTGTTTCAAAAAAACATCCCACTACAAGTGCGCTCTTTCTTAGATACCAAGAACGCCGGAACAATTATCGGAAATTTCCCCTACCTGCATCACCTTCCCATTAAATTAAAAAAAACGAACTTAGCCGCTATCCAGTTTACTATCAAAGACTTTAACTATCTTACAAATAAAAATTTATTGGAAATAACAGCCAATGTTTCCGAGCTTAACTTTACCATAACCTTTATACAGCATCAAGCCAGAACCTTATTACTCTGTATCGAAAATAGACCAAACGACATTCAAAAACTACGCGAACAAACGATGGATTTATACGACATAACCATTTGGTCGCCGGTTTCTGCCATAACTATTCACAATGAACAAACAGAATTTAGCCCAGCCCAAAAGATGATAGCTAAGCAGCTAATTGATAATAAATTAGTTATTGTTTTGCAAGAAGAATAA
- a CDS encoding FtsW/RodA/SpoVE family cell cycle protein, with protein sequence MISRWTRNLLNKLEGDRGIWLSILLLSAISALAVYSSTSELALRFRDGHAEYYLTKHLTLMFIAWVVMYFVHKFDYRVFARFGYLLLFITIILLVYTLSQGEKAEIHEANRWISLFGQSFQPSDLAKLSLMIFLARILTEKQDIIKDFRRGFLPIIFWVCIICGLIAPANLSTAVLIFSTSLLIMYVAGVSTRHILGLLIIGLIGVTVLMFTVKRGKTWQNRLHDYVGRYMDPEYEPNYQTQQANIAIASGGVMGKGIGKSQQRNFLPHPYSDFVFAIIIEEYGLILGGGGLLLLYLTILIRSVAIVTVSKTFGALLAAGLSFLIVIQALINMGVAVGLLPVTGLPLPMVSMGGTSLIFTGISFGIILSVSRRAIQEKQEVPEVTPVPA encoded by the coding sequence ATGATTTCGCGTTGGACAAGGAACTTACTCAATAAATTGGAGGGCGATAGAGGAATTTGGCTGTCTATATTGTTGCTATCTGCCATATCAGCTTTAGCTGTTTATAGTTCTACGAGTGAATTAGCTTTACGTTTTAGGGACGGCCATGCGGAGTACTACCTTACGAAGCATCTAACTTTGATGTTTATAGCTTGGGTTGTGATGTATTTTGTCCATAAATTTGACTATCGTGTTTTTGCTCGCTTTGGTTATTTACTATTGTTTATCACGATAATCTTGCTGGTCTATACGTTGTCGCAGGGTGAAAAAGCGGAAATACATGAGGCAAATCGCTGGATTTCTCTTTTTGGGCAATCTTTTCAGCCTTCTGACTTAGCAAAATTGAGTTTGATGATATTTTTAGCCCGCATACTTACCGAGAAACAGGATATTATCAAAGATTTTAGGAGAGGTTTTTTGCCCATTATTTTTTGGGTGTGCATTATTTGTGGTTTGATAGCTCCTGCGAACCTAAGCACAGCAGTACTTATTTTTTCAACAAGTTTGCTTATTATGTATGTGGCAGGAGTTAGTACTCGGCATATTTTGGGGCTGTTAATTATTGGTTTAATTGGTGTTACAGTGTTGATGTTTACTGTAAAACGTGGTAAGACGTGGCAAAACCGTTTGCATGATTATGTAGGGCGCTATATGGATCCGGAATATGAACCCAACTATCAAACACAGCAGGCAAATATTGCGATTGCCTCCGGCGGCGTGATGGGAAAAGGTATTGGCAAAAGCCAACAAAGAAACTTCTTACCGCATCCGTATTCAGATTTTGTTTTTGCAATTATCATCGAAGAATATGGGCTGATTTTAGGTGGCGGCGGGTTGTTACTGTTGTATTTAACGATACTGATACGAAGTGTAGCCATTGTTACGGTCAGTAAAACCTTTGGGGCTTTGCTGGCCGCAGGGTTGTCTTTTTTGATCGTTATTCAAGCGTTGATAAATATGGGCGTTGCGGTTGGGCTGCTGCCGGTTACCGGCCTGCCACTGCCTATGGTGAGTATGGGAGGAACGTCTTTAATATTCACCGGAATTTCTTTTGGGATTATCCTAAGCGTAAGCCGCAGGGCTATTCAAGAAAAACAAGAAGTGCCCGAAGTTACACCAGTGCCTGCTTAA
- the queG gene encoding tRNA epoxyqueuosine(34) reductase QueG, translated as MNLQLNNIREKIRNYALSIGFEAVGFARAEPLDTEAKRLEYWLMNEKHADMAWMQNTFDIRTNPLLLLPEAKTIIVGLVNYFGGNNHSLLEVPRISRYAWGKDYHYVIRAKFQQVLSFIESSVGKSVAGRIVVDSAPFMDKVWAVRAGLGWIGKNTILIRRKSGSWFFIGALLIDLPLEPDNTVSKDYCGQCTRCIDACPTQAISPYQVDANQCISYLTIEKKEDISSELSEKLKGWAFGCDICQEVCPWNSFATLHTIAEFEPLSILSEFKNPLITSQLTKSQFYKRTQISPISRVRLPKWVSNIDLAVKSTQQPNID; from the coding sequence TTGAATCTTCAACTCAATAATATTCGGGAAAAAATCCGCAACTATGCGTTATCAATAGGTTTTGAGGCTGTTGGTTTTGCCCGTGCCGAACCCTTAGATACAGAGGCCAAACGTTTAGAATACTGGCTTATGAATGAAAAACACGCAGATATGGCTTGGATGCAAAATACATTTGACATTCGCACGAACCCACTGTTGCTGCTACCGGAGGCAAAAACGATAATTGTTGGCTTAGTTAATTACTTTGGGGGAAATAACCATTCACTCTTAGAAGTGCCTCGCATATCTCGCTACGCTTGGGGAAAAGATTATCACTATGTGATTCGGGCTAAGTTTCAGCAGGTATTATCGTTCATTGAAAGTTCCGTTGGGAAGTCAGTAGCCGGCAGAATTGTGGTAGATTCAGCGCCATTTATGGATAAGGTTTGGGCGGTTCGTGCCGGTTTGGGCTGGATTGGAAAAAATACAATATTGATTCGTCGCAAATCCGGTTCATGGTTCTTCATCGGTGCGTTGCTGATAGACCTGCCCTTAGAACCGGATAATACTGTGTCTAAAGACTACTGCGGCCAGTGTACCCGCTGCATAGATGCTTGCCCCACTCAGGCAATATCTCCCTATCAAGTTGATGCTAACCAATGTATTTCCTATCTAACCATTGAAAAAAAAGAGGATATTTCTTCGGAACTTTCTGAAAAATTAAAGGGCTGGGCTTTTGGCTGCGATATTTGTCAGGAAGTATGCCCCTGGAATTCTTTTGCTACTTTGCATACAATAGCAGAGTTTGAGCCATTATCTATCCTATCTGAATTTAAAAATCCTTTAATTACATCACAGCTCACTAAGTCTCAATTTTATAAGCGAACTCAAATAAGCCCTATTTCCAGAGTACGGCTTCCCAAGTGGGTTAGCAACATAGACTTGGCTGTTAAATCTACCCAACAACCGAACATAGATTGA